From the Paenibacillus sp. FSL H8-0548 genome, one window contains:
- a CDS encoding carbonic anhydrase: MSIVPRMLEFNKKFVEEKQYEAYLTDKYPDKKIAVLTCMDTRLVELLPKALNLKNGDAKFIKNAGAILTQPFGSAMRSILVAVYELGAREVLVIGHHGCGMTNLDSAGMVNKFIDHGIDPLVIQTLETSGIRMEKFLRGFSSSEEGVMHSVQLIRKHPLFPKDIPVHGFIFDPETGALEVLVQDYREEAVL, translated from the coding sequence ATGTCCATCGTTCCACGTATGTTGGAATTCAACAAAAAATTTGTCGAGGAAAAGCAATATGAGGCCTATCTTACGGACAAATACCCTGATAAAAAAATAGCCGTCCTTACCTGCATGGATACGCGGCTCGTAGAGCTGCTTCCTAAAGCTTTAAATTTAAAAAATGGCGATGCCAAATTTATTAAAAATGCTGGCGCCATTTTGACTCAGCCATTCGGAAGCGCAATGCGCAGTATCCTCGTTGCCGTCTATGAGCTTGGCGCGCGCGAGGTGCTTGTCATTGGGCATCACGGCTGCGGCATGACTAATCTTGATTCCGCTGGCATGGTTAATAAGTTCATCGATCACGGCATTGATCCGCTTGTCATTCAGACGCTAGAAACCTCAGGCATTCGCATGGAGAAATTTTTGCGGGGCTTCTCAAGCTCCGAGGAAGGCGTCATGCACAGCGTCCAATTAATTCGGAAGCATCCGCTCTTTCCGAAGGACATTCCTGTTCACGGCTTTATCTTCGATCCGGAAACAGGTGCGCTAGAGGTGCTTGTTCAGGATTACCGCGAGGAAGCGGTTCTATAG
- the hxlB gene encoding 6-phospho-3-hexuloisomerase — protein MPKQPNLTLIVDELNQAANQIDEQQLEQLTDAISKAGRVFVAGAGRSGLMMRAFAMRLMHLGLDVYVVGETVTRSLSKDDLLLIGSGSGETKSLIPMAEKAHSLEAKVGALTLSETSTIGGLADIVVRLPGAPKDQAGDTASTIQPMGSLFEQILLLLCDTIILRLMAREELSGKAMYGNHANLE, from the coding sequence ATGCCAAAGCAACCTAACTTGACGCTGATCGTGGACGAGCTTAACCAAGCGGCGAATCAAATAGATGAGCAGCAGCTTGAGCAATTGACCGATGCGATCAGCAAGGCAGGACGCGTATTCGTAGCGGGAGCTGGCCGCTCGGGACTGATGATGCGAGCGTTCGCGATGCGGCTCATGCATCTGGGGCTGGATGTATATGTGGTCGGTGAAACGGTCACACGCAGCTTGAGCAAGGATGATCTGCTGCTCATTGGCTCAGGCTCTGGGGAGACGAAGTCACTTATACCGATGGCAGAGAAGGCTCACAGCCTTGAGGCCAAGGTAGGTGCTTTGACACTCTCTGAGACCTCAACGATCGGCGGACTTGCTGATATCGTCGTGAGGCTGCCTGGCGCGCCTAAGGATCAAGCAGGAGATACAGCTTCGACGATCCAGCCGATGGGCTCGTTATTTGAGCAGATACTTTTACTCTTATGCGATACAATTATTTTGCGGTTGATGGCAAGGGAAGAGCTGAGCGGCAAGGCGATGTACGGCAATCATGCTAATTTGGAATAA
- a CDS encoding YafY family protein, giving the protein MTVLLLNRGRISAKELADRFEVSTKTIYRDMDTLSQSGIPVFAHQGTTGGFEIMEQYTISRQYLTLGEISSIIAAVKGMGTALDDATFSSLLEKVEVLLNRSEKDGVSHRGESLVFDLNPWAQGPVARHKVNLFKEAIEASRRVQLSYINRNGTETERETEPYALILKGNVWYLHAYCLLREQFRVFRLSRVQQFHSLPGTFERRQTPVLDSYAWDQEWLGTDETEVTLVFRAQVRYRVGDAFPADQVTVLEDGTLRVKRMFTLDEWFYGMLLSYGDQVMVEQPDYIAEEVIQRAKNIIGRYQN; this is encoded by the coding sequence ATGACGGTGCTGCTTCTGAATCGCGGAAGAATTAGCGCGAAGGAGCTCGCCGACCGATTTGAAGTATCCACCAAAACCATTTATCGCGACATGGATACGTTAAGCCAGTCCGGTATTCCTGTATTCGCCCATCAAGGGACGACAGGCGGGTTCGAGATTATGGAGCAGTATACGATTTCTCGCCAATATTTAACCCTAGGCGAAATATCTTCTATTATTGCTGCAGTGAAGGGAATGGGTACTGCCTTGGACGATGCGACCTTCTCAAGCTTGCTTGAGAAGGTTGAAGTGCTGCTGAACCGATCGGAGAAGGACGGGGTGAGTCACCGAGGGGAGAGTCTGGTCTTTGACCTTAATCCATGGGCTCAGGGACCAGTGGCTCGCCATAAGGTGAATTTGTTCAAGGAAGCGATTGAAGCCAGCCGAAGGGTTCAGCTCAGTTATATTAATAGGAATGGCACAGAAACGGAGAGAGAAACTGAGCCGTATGCGTTAATTTTAAAGGGAAATGTATGGTACTTGCATGCTTATTGTTTGCTCCGTGAACAATTTCGCGTGTTCCGCTTATCTCGCGTCCAGCAGTTTCATTCGTTGCCGGGTACGTTTGAACGTCGTCAGACGCCTGTGTTGGATAGCTATGCATGGGATCAGGAATGGCTGGGCACTGACGAAACGGAAGTCACACTTGTTTTCCGTGCGCAGGTACGCTATCGAGTGGGAGATGCTTTTCCTGCGGACCAAGTAACTGTTCTAGAGGATGGAACCTTGCGTGTAAAAAGAATGTTTACGCTAGATGAATGGTTTTACGGAATGCTGCTGAGCTATGGCGATCAGGTGATGGTGGAGCAGCCTGACTATATAGCGGAGGAAGTCATTCAACGCGCAAAAAATATTATTGGCCGGTATCAGAACTAA
- a CDS encoding helix-turn-helix domain-containing protein codes for MGDQHFKETVELTLKVIGGKWKPVILCHLTEGTHRFGELKREMPAITQKMLTQQLRELEEDAIIDRKVYVQMPPKVEYSLTEYGLSVKELLNVMSQWGEQHQERELRKPEN; via the coding sequence TTGGGAGATCAGCATTTTAAAGAAACCGTGGAGCTGACCTTGAAGGTTATTGGTGGCAAGTGGAAGCCAGTCATTCTTTGTCATCTGACGGAGGGTACGCATCGTTTCGGCGAGCTGAAAAGGGAAATGCCTGCTATTACTCAAAAGATGCTTACCCAGCAGCTGCGGGAATTAGAGGAGGATGCGATCATTGACCGGAAGGTTTATGTGCAGATGCCGCCTAAGGTGGAGTATTCTTTAACGGAGTATGGATTATCGGTGAAGGAGCTGCTAAACGTCATGTCGCAGTGGGGAGAGCAGCATCAAGAAAGAGAGTTGCGGAAGCCGGAAAACTGA
- a CDS encoding NAD(P)/FAD-dependent oxidoreductase, whose translation MKLDCAIIGGGPAGLNAALVLGRARRHVIVFDHNRPRNAVAYESHGFLTRDGIAPREFRKLAHEDIAKYPSVTIKPDKVIEVMPNHEGFWLTTSNNVMYQARTIILAAGLTETLPRIPGIHDFYGRSLFSCPYCDGWELRDQPLVVISEGSNIFSLAKIVYNWSRDIIVCTNGANLLHPEQLSQLRHKGIEVNYQRIKALIGKEGRLSRVVFENNTETARTGGFVTPSWDQSVSFGERLGCAMTPSGGFVTDDYGRTSVRGVYAAGDTSIVVPAQLIVAAGEGSKAAIGANTDLSHQDFG comes from the coding sequence ATGAAGCTGGATTGTGCCATTATTGGGGGCGGGCCGGCAGGCTTGAACGCTGCTTTGGTGCTGGGCAGGGCGCGGAGACACGTCATTGTGTTCGATCATAATCGGCCAAGAAATGCAGTAGCGTATGAGTCACACGGATTTCTAACGCGAGACGGCATTGCGCCTCGAGAGTTTCGCAAGCTTGCCCATGAGGATATTGCGAAATATCCTTCCGTTACGATTAAACCGGATAAGGTAATAGAGGTTATGCCGAATCATGAAGGGTTTTGGCTGACAACGAGCAATAACGTCATGTATCAAGCACGGACGATTATTTTGGCGGCGGGACTTACGGAAACTTTACCAAGGATACCGGGCATTCATGATTTTTATGGTAGAAGCCTGTTTAGCTGTCCTTATTGCGATGGCTGGGAGCTGCGCGATCAACCGCTTGTCGTTATTTCGGAGGGCTCGAATATTTTTTCCTTGGCCAAAATCGTCTACAACTGGAGTAGGGATATTATCGTTTGTACAAATGGGGCGAATCTCTTGCACCCGGAGCAGCTCAGTCAGCTTAGACATAAGGGGATTGAGGTTAACTACCAACGTATCAAAGCTTTGATTGGAAAAGAAGGACGACTTAGCCGTGTTGTTTTTGAAAATAACACTGAGACTGCGCGTACAGGCGGCTTCGTCACTCCGAGCTGGGACCAATCCGTATCCTTTGGTGAGCGGCTCGGCTGTGCCATGACGCCAAGCGGCGGCTTTGTTACGGATGACTATGGCAGAACTAGCGTGAGAGGCGTGTACGCTGCGGGGGACACCTCTATCGTCGTGCCAGCGCAGCTCATTGTAGCTGCTGGTGAGGGCAGCAAGGCCGCAATTGGCGCCAATACAGATTTATCTCATCAGGATTTTGGCTAA
- a CDS encoding GNAT family N-acetyltransferase, which translates to MRKRRQAMLERLYTDDLVLNQYPFMKDELSYNLVHLIVAFEGATTFKTADGRMVFAGSPGHNAWLWLAEEMTDERRLLLMKELVAYYEEIDLPGICGSPHTVEPFAKLYAEIRQKNYHTYMMMEAYSCPKVIKPTKVKGAMVQATRQHLELVAEFMAGFSEDAYGASVIPASQLAAAEGMIMRGNLYFWSVDEQPAAMANIAHRSPRHGRINVVYTPPVLRKNGYASALVAGLCSILEEENRKPMLYADTRNPASNKVYKNIGFVESGPIAEIRFE; encoded by the coding sequence ATGAGAAAGAGGAGACAAGCTATGCTAGAGAGGCTGTACACCGATGATCTTGTATTAAACCAATATCCGTTTATGAAAGACGAGCTGTCATATAATTTGGTTCATTTGATTGTCGCATTCGAAGGAGCGACTACGTTCAAGACGGCTGATGGGCGCATGGTATTTGCAGGCTCGCCAGGCCATAATGCTTGGTTATGGCTGGCAGAGGAGATGACGGACGAACGAAGGTTGCTGCTCATGAAGGAGCTCGTCGCATATTATGAAGAAATAGATCTGCCCGGCATTTGCGGATCTCCTCATACGGTGGAGCCATTTGCTAAGCTGTATGCTGAAATCAGGCAAAAAAATTATCACACCTATATGATGATGGAAGCCTACTCTTGTCCTAAAGTGATCAAGCCCACGAAGGTAAAGGGGGCAATGGTGCAAGCGACAAGGCAGCACCTTGAGCTTGTCGCTGAATTTATGGCGGGTTTCTCCGAGGATGCGTATGGGGCATCAGTTATTCCCGCTAGCCAGCTAGCAGCTGCTGAAGGTATGATTATGAGAGGGAATTTATATTTCTGGTCGGTGGACGAGCAGCCTGCTGCGATGGCGAACATTGCACATCGATCTCCTCGACATGGACGAATTAATGTCGTCTACACGCCGCCGGTGCTGCGGAAAAACGGATATGCCAGCGCTCTCGTTGCAGGGCTTTGTTCTATTTTGGAAGAGGAGAACAGGAAGCCGATGCTGTATGCTGATACTAGAAATCCAGCGTCGAACAAGGTATACAAAAATATAGGCTTCGTAGAGAGCGGACCTATTGCCGAAATTCGTTTTGAATAG
- the hxlA gene encoding 3-hexulose-6-phosphate synthase has translation MKLQLALDLVDIPGAIELVKQVESFVDIVEIGTPIVINEGLHAVKALKEAFPNLSVLADLKIMDAGGYEVMKAAEAGADIVTILGVAEDASIKGAVEEAKKQGKQILVDMIAVKNLAERAAQVDSFGVDYICVHTGYDLQAEGQNSFEDLRTIKSVVKNAKVAVAGGIKLSTLPEVIAAGPDLVIVGGGITGQADIKAAASEMQQLIKQA, from the coding sequence ATGAAATTGCAATTAGCGCTTGACCTTGTTGATATACCTGGAGCCATTGAGCTTGTGAAGCAAGTGGAGTCTTTTGTTGATATTGTGGAAATTGGCACACCAATCGTCATTAATGAAGGACTGCACGCTGTCAAAGCGCTCAAGGAAGCTTTTCCAAACCTATCTGTCCTTGCTGATCTGAAAATTATGGATGCGGGCGGCTATGAGGTGATGAAGGCGGCAGAAGCTGGAGCGGATATCGTGACGATTCTAGGCGTAGCCGAGGATGCGAGCATCAAGGGCGCGGTTGAAGAAGCGAAGAAGCAAGGCAAGCAGATTTTGGTCGATATGATCGCAGTGAAAAACTTGGCGGAGCGTGCGGCGCAGGTGGATTCATTCGGCGTGGATTATATTTGCGTGCACACAGGCTACGATCTTCAAGCTGAGGGCCAGAATTCCTTTGAAGATCTTCGTACGATTAAATCGGTAGTTAAAAATGCAAAGGTAGCCGTTGCCGGCGGAATTAAACTGAGCACGCTTCCTGAGGTTATCGCAGCGGGCCCTGACCTCGTTATCGTAGGCGGCGGCATTACCGGACAAGCCGACATTAAGGCAGCAGCCTCCGAGATGCAGCAATTGATCAAGCAAGCGTAA
- a CDS encoding LLM class flavin-dependent oxidoreductase, whose protein sequence is MSIHDIPLSILDLAPIVTGSKPASSFRNTLDLAQHAEKWGYHRFWLAEHHNMPGIASSATSVVIGYVAAGTEKIRVGSGGIMLPNHAPLVIAEQFGTLESMYPGRIDLGLGRAPGSDQLAARALRRGLGSNGEDFPEQLNELRHYFNPTDESRAVMPKAVPGEDLNVPIWLLGSSGFSAQLAAHHGLPFAFASHFAPDFLLPALKLYRDHFRPSDVLDKPYAMIAVNVIVADTDEAAKFLATSQEQAFLNLIRGRMGQLAPPVDSMDELWSEQEKMIVRKQLSFTITGTKATVKDKLNAIVEQTEADELIVVSQVYDHAARLRSFELLAEIVQESRDSAAQ, encoded by the coding sequence ATGTCTATTCATGATATTCCTTTATCTATCCTTGATCTTGCTCCAATCGTAACTGGCAGCAAGCCGGCTAGTTCGTTCCGAAATACGCTTGATTTGGCTCAGCATGCGGAAAAATGGGGCTATCACCGTTTTTGGCTTGCAGAGCATCACAATATGCCCGGTATTGCGAGCTCAGCAACATCGGTCGTCATTGGCTACGTAGCGGCTGGCACTGAAAAAATTCGTGTCGGCTCCGGCGGCATTATGCTGCCAAATCACGCACCGCTTGTCATTGCCGAGCAATTTGGCACGCTGGAATCGATGTACCCTGGGCGGATTGATCTTGGCCTCGGAAGAGCGCCTGGCTCTGATCAGCTTGCAGCACGAGCACTGCGGCGTGGACTGGGGAGCAACGGAGAGGACTTTCCTGAGCAGTTGAACGAGCTTCGTCATTATTTCAATCCGACTGACGAATCCCGTGCGGTTATGCCTAAAGCTGTTCCTGGAGAGGATCTGAATGTCCCAATATGGCTGCTCGGCTCTAGCGGCTTTAGCGCACAGCTGGCTGCGCACCACGGGCTGCCGTTTGCATTCGCTAGCCATTTTGCTCCCGACTTTTTATTGCCGGCCTTGAAGCTGTACCGTGATCATTTCCGACCATCCGATGTACTAGACAAGCCTTACGCGATGATTGCCGTTAACGTCATCGTTGCTGATACAGACGAAGCAGCCAAGTTTCTAGCAACCTCACAGGAGCAGGCATTCCTGAACCTCATACGTGGACGTATGGGTCAGCTGGCTCCTCCTGTAGATAGTATGGACGAGCTTTGGAGCGAGCAGGAAAAAATGATCGTACGCAAACAGCTTAGCTTTACCATTACCGGTACGAAAGCAACCGTCAAAGATAAACTAAACGCCATCGTCGAGCAAACCGAAGCGGATGAGCTTATTGTCGTCAGCCAGGTGTATGATCATGCAGCGCGGCTCCGCTCCTTCGAGCTGCTCGCTGAAATCGTGCAGGAAAGCCGCGACTCGGCCGCGCAATAA
- a CDS encoding 3-ketoacyl-ACP reductase produces the protein MELKNRSAIITGAGKGIGKAIAVALAAEGVNLGLLARTSSDLETLQAELAGKYGVNIFIATADISVKADVDQAIAALKESLGSIDILINNAGIGTFGTLLDMDHEQWERIIQTNVMGTYYVTRAALPTMLEQTGGSIINIASTAGERGFATGSAYCASKFAVIGMTESLMQEVRKSNIRVTALTPSTVNTELAVTAGLKIGDEDRMMQAEDMAELVLATLKLPDRVFIKSAGIWTTNPQ, from the coding sequence ATGGAATTAAAAAATAGATCCGCGATCATTACCGGTGCTGGCAAAGGGATCGGTAAAGCGATCGCCGTTGCGTTAGCAGCAGAGGGTGTTAACCTTGGTCTACTCGCTCGGACAAGCTCCGATTTGGAGACATTGCAGGCTGAGCTTGCAGGCAAATACGGCGTTAATATTTTTATCGCCACGGCGGATATCTCGGTAAAGGCTGACGTAGATCAAGCCATTGCAGCACTGAAGGAGAGCCTAGGCTCCATCGACATTCTCATTAACAACGCGGGCATCGGAACCTTTGGCACACTGCTGGATATGGACCATGAGCAGTGGGAGCGTATTATTCAAACGAATGTCATGGGAACCTACTACGTCACTCGCGCAGCACTTCCAACGATGCTTGAGCAAACAGGGGGAAGCATCATTAATATCGCCTCTACCGCTGGTGAGCGCGGATTCGCAACCGGCTCCGCTTACTGCGCATCCAAGTTTGCGGTTATCGGGATGACTGAATCGCTCATGCAGGAGGTCCGCAAATCAAACATCCGTGTAACAGCACTCACGCCAAGTACTGTTAATACCGAGCTTGCCGTAACTGCCGGCCTCAAAATTGGCGATGAGGATCGTATGATGCAGGCTGAGGATATGGCTGAGCTTGTCTTGGCGACTTTGAAGCTTCCAGACCGTGTGTTTATTAAATCAGCAGGAATTTGGACAACCAACCCACAGTAA
- a CDS encoding YhgE/Pip domain-containing protein gives MTRIFSIYLNDLRNIFRNSAAAIIIIGLACLPSLYAWFNIKASWDPYGQTSSLAIAVANNDEGAELRGTPLKIGDEIIASLKENKNIGWVFVDEKDALAGVKHGEYYASITIPADFSAKMATVLTDNAQQAELDYAVNEKINAVAPKIAQKGASGIIEEVRSTFVKTANETIFRIFNQIGLELEENQPAIEQVRNTIFKLEALIPQIDEAVALAATDMNKSKKIVAAVQSELPKAAQLAKDGEAFTKQLAVFFKQSSTVLGTAGPLIKQDLQLLLQTANAIEELTAILQDTSVDPEAVKSALVLAQQRLTSASQVTGGTIALLESLNATAEGKPLSSTIDRLKQVNSRFQQQLTLVQQISSAIDKGEKPAQSLVDRLSSLSKESSSILADILNRYDDEILPSVTQAVNNAKQAAEKSGALLTAANENMPSAIQIVNDAAKGLEAGSKELVKIQQGLPAAEQRIKDFAKRIRELEKEGNLNELIDLLKNDAEREGAFFAEPVILKENRLYPIPNYGSAMSPFFTTLSLWVGALLLVSLLTVDVHHSESTYKSYHIYFGRYLTFLTIALVQSLLVTIGDIWLLKAYVADKAAFIGFGLVLSAVFMLIVYTLVSVFDNVGKAMAIVLLVLQLAGSGGTFPIQVTSPFFQAIHPFLPFTYAISMMREAVGGILWDIVVRDLIALAVFAGISLLIGLALKKWINPFTTKMLEKAKKSGLIH, from the coding sequence ATGACCCGTATTTTTTCCATTTACTTAAACGATCTTCGCAATATATTTCGAAATAGCGCCGCCGCGATCATTATTATCGGACTCGCTTGTTTGCCATCGTTATACGCCTGGTTCAATATCAAAGCTTCATGGGACCCTTATGGACAGACAAGCTCCCTCGCCATTGCTGTCGCGAACAACGACGAAGGCGCCGAGCTCCGCGGTACCCCCCTTAAGATTGGCGATGAAATCATAGCCTCCTTGAAGGAAAATAAAAATATTGGCTGGGTTTTTGTTGATGAGAAAGATGCGCTGGCCGGTGTGAAACATGGCGAATATTATGCCAGCATTACGATTCCGGCCGACTTTTCAGCGAAAATGGCTACCGTTCTTACGGACAATGCGCAGCAAGCAGAGCTGGATTATGCAGTAAACGAGAAGATCAATGCAGTAGCTCCAAAAATAGCGCAAAAAGGAGCAAGCGGCATTATCGAGGAGGTTCGCAGCACCTTTGTCAAAACCGCGAACGAAACGATCTTTCGTATCTTTAATCAAATCGGCTTAGAGCTGGAGGAGAATCAGCCTGCCATTGAGCAGGTGCGCAATACGATATTTAAGCTGGAAGCATTAATTCCGCAGATTGATGAAGCTGTAGCCTTAGCGGCAACCGATATGAATAAATCCAAAAAGATTGTCGCAGCGGTGCAAAGCGAGCTCCCGAAGGCTGCTCAGCTCGCTAAAGATGGCGAAGCCTTCACGAAGCAGCTTGCGGTCTTTTTCAAACAAAGTTCGACGGTACTCGGTACAGCTGGCCCGCTTATCAAGCAGGATTTGCAGCTGCTGCTGCAAACGGCCAATGCCATAGAGGAGCTTACCGCTATTTTGCAGGATACATCCGTTGATCCGGAAGCCGTAAAATCAGCACTGGTACTGGCCCAGCAACGATTAACGAGCGCTTCCCAAGTAACTGGTGGAACAATCGCACTGCTTGAGAGTTTGAATGCAACGGCAGAGGGCAAGCCCCTTTCCTCCACAATAGATCGGTTGAAGCAAGTAAACAGCCGTTTCCAGCAGCAGCTCACACTTGTTCAGCAAATAAGCTCAGCAATTGATAAGGGAGAGAAGCCCGCGCAAAGCCTTGTGGATCGACTCAGCTCCCTGTCCAAGGAATCCTCCTCCATACTGGCAGATATACTGAATAGATATGATGACGAAATTTTGCCTAGCGTTACGCAAGCTGTCAACAACGCTAAGCAGGCCGCAGAAAAATCCGGGGCATTGCTAACTGCAGCCAACGAAAATATGCCAAGTGCCATTCAAATCGTGAACGATGCAGCAAAGGGGCTTGAAGCCGGCAGTAAAGAGCTTGTGAAAATACAGCAAGGATTGCCTGCTGCTGAGCAGCGGATTAAAGACTTCGCAAAGCGGATTCGGGAGCTTGAGAAGGAAGGGAATTTGAATGAGCTTATTGATTTGCTCAAAAACGATGCTGAGCGCGAGGGTGCTTTCTTTGCCGAACCCGTCATTTTAAAAGAAAATCGACTGTACCCTATACCCAACTACGGATCTGCAATGTCGCCTTTTTTCACAACACTCTCGTTATGGGTTGGCGCTCTTCTGCTCGTTTCCTTATTGACCGTGGATGTGCATCATTCGGAAAGTACGTATAAAAGCTATCACATCTACTTTGGCCGTTATCTCACCTTCCTTACCATCGCGCTCGTTCAGTCACTGCTCGTGACGATTGGCGACATATGGCTGCTTAAAGCTTACGTCGCAGATAAAGCAGCGTTCATCGGGTTTGGACTCGTGCTTAGCGCGGTATTTATGCTTATTGTTTACACGCTGGTATCCGTATTCGACAATGTAGGCAAAGCGATGGCTATCGTTCTGCTCGTGCTCCAGCTTGCGGGATCGGGGGGAACGTTCCCTATTCAGGTGACCTCTCCTTTTTTCCAGGCCATTCATCCCTTTCTCCCCTTCACCTATGCCATTAGTATGATGCGAGAAGCGGTCGGTGGTATTTTGTGGGATATTGTCGTTAGAGACCTGATTGCTCTAGCGGTTTTTGCCGGAATCTCTCTATTAATTGGACTAGCTTTAAAAAAATGGATTAACCCTTTTACTACCAAAATGCTGGAAAAAGCAAAGAAAAGCGGATTAATTCATTAG
- a CDS encoding MraY family glycosyltransferase produces MSYVFALLFSFTIVYFLIPPFGRLAFRLDFVDKPRKDVERKLHREPIPLTASYVIFIGFFLTYLLVTRDFSLQTGAIFVGGLLLLIIGTIDDWYKTKGKDFPSLPKFIVQISAAVLVYASGISFTGFYNPLSGEYVLLPVLLQFLLTILWIFGVTTVINFTDGMDGLAGSLSAISAITLFIVAIAKGQSNSAIMAIILVGVTIAYVRYNKPPAKIFMGDARATFLGFILAVIALDGAFKQATVMSLFIPILVLGVPIFDNLFVVIRRMMQGKAIYQADASQAHYRLLRAGLNHKQVVMFLCLISTCLCLSSIILLLVQT; encoded by the coding sequence ATTTCTTATGTCTTCGCGTTACTATTTTCTTTTACAATTGTTTATTTCTTAATTCCGCCGTTCGGAAGGCTGGCTTTCCGTCTGGATTTTGTGGACAAGCCCCGCAAGGACGTGGAGCGGAAGCTTCATCGCGAGCCTATTCCACTAACTGCAAGCTATGTCATCTTTATAGGCTTCTTCCTTACTTATTTACTCGTTACCAGAGACTTCTCCTTACAGACCGGCGCGATATTCGTTGGCGGCTTGCTGCTGCTCATCATTGGCACTATTGATGATTGGTATAAGACGAAGGGCAAGGATTTTCCTTCGCTGCCCAAATTTATCGTACAAATTTCTGCGGCGGTACTCGTCTATGCCTCCGGCATTTCCTTCACGGGCTTTTACAATCCGCTTTCCGGAGAATATGTGCTGCTGCCGGTGCTTTTACAATTTTTACTCACGATTTTGTGGATATTCGGAGTTACGACCGTCATTAACTTCACCGATGGAATGGATGGACTTGCAGGCAGCCTCTCGGCGATCTCGGCGATTACGCTGTTTATAGTCGCCATTGCGAAGGGTCAATCGAACTCAGCTATCATGGCTATTATTTTAGTAGGTGTAACGATTGCATATGTACGGTATAACAAGCCGCCTGCAAAAATATTTATGGGCGACGCGAGAGCAACCTTCCTTGGATTTATATTGGCGGTTATTGCTCTGGATGGCGCATTCAAGCAGGCCACGGTTATGTCGCTGTTCATTCCTATTTTGGTACTCGGCGTTCCGATCTTCGACAATTTGTTCGTCGTTATTAGACGGATGATGCAGGGAAAAGCCATCTACCAAGCGGATGCGAGCCAAGCCCACTATCGTCTGCTTCGCGCAGGACTAAATCATAAGCAGGTCGTCATGTTTCTATGTCTAATTAGTACATGCCTTTGCTTATCCTCTATTATTTTGCTGCTTGTACAAACCTAA
- a CDS encoding effector binding domain-containing protein — protein MNTESIVKPEVSLIGVAVRTTNAEEAGPSGRLAALWDTYFASGIAEQIGASNAHLIYALYTDYESDASGAYTVLIGHERGDNATLQVPTGMEQALIPESKFIVFKTRKGPVYEVVLEAWGEIWAFFEHSSIERAYTGDYELYDGRSFNPADAEVDIHIAIK, from the coding sequence TTGAATACAGAGAGTATTGTAAAACCGGAAGTATCACTTATCGGAGTAGCTGTCCGCACCACCAATGCTGAGGAAGCGGGACCAAGCGGACGCCTTGCGGCGCTTTGGGACACCTATTTCGCCAGCGGAATCGCAGAACAGATAGGGGCAAGCAACGCTCATTTAATTTATGCGTTATATACGGACTATGAGAGTGACGCTAGCGGTGCTTACACAGTGCTTATTGGACATGAGCGTGGCGATAACGCTACATTACAGGTACCGACTGGCATGGAGCAGGCGCTGATTCCAGAGTCTAAATTTATCGTATTTAAGACGAGGAAAGGTCCCGTGTATGAGGTCGTGCTGGAAGCATGGGGGGAAATATGGGCGTTTTTTGAGCATTCATCCATTGAGCGAGCGTATACAGGTGATTACGAGCTGTATGACGGCCGATCCTTCAATCCGGCAGATGCGGAAGTCGACATCCACATAGCTATAAAATAA